Genomic DNA from Frondihabitans sp. PAMC 28766:
CGAACTCGCCGAGGTCGTCGGGCGCCCGGGTCTCGTCGTCGTCGCCGTCGGCCATGCCGGCACGCTACTCCGACGCGGTCAGGCGTCGTACGACTCGCGGTGGGCGACGACCTCGTCCATATTGTTCTCGGCCCAGGCCCTCACGCCGCGGACGGTCTCGTGCAGCGAGACGCCGAGCGGGGTCAGCTCGTACGAGACGGTGACCGGCACGGTCGCGACCACGGTGCGAGTCACGAGACCGTCGCGTTCGAGCGACCGGAGTGTCTGGGTGAGCATCTTCTGGCTCACGCCGACCAGGCGTCGCGACAGCTCCGAGTACCGCAGCGAGAGCGTCTCGCCGTCGTCGCCGCGCAGTGCGCACAGCGCCAGGGTCACCCACTTGTCGGACAGCCTGTCGAGCAGCTTGCGGCTCGGGCACACCGCCAAGAACGCGTTGTACTTCGCCGCGGCCTCGGCCTTCTTCGCTGCCGCCGTCATGGTCGTCATGGCCTGCTCCTCGCACTTCGGGGTGACCTACGCACTCGCGAGTGCGTGCTTCCCTGCAGGAAGCTACCCCTCCATAGTGGAGCAAGAGGGCCGAGGGCGCCACCCGGCCCATCGCATCCTGATATCTCGAGAGGCACGCACATGAGCGACACGACACTTCCCGGCGGCACCTGGACCCTGGGCGACCTGAGCGTCACCCGCGTCGGCTACGGCGCGATGCAGCTGGCCGGCCCCGGGGTGATGGGCCCGCCACAGGATCACGACGAGGCGATCCGGGTGCTCCGTGCCGCGGTCGACCTCGGCATCACGCACATCGACACCGCCGACGCCTACGGCCCCCGGGTGGTCAACGAGCTGATCCGCGAGGCCCTGCACCCGTACCCGGAGTCGCTGCACGTCGTGACGAAGGTCGGCGCCCTGCGCGACGCCGAGGGCGGCTGGCCTCCCGCCCGAGCGCCGCACCAGCTGCGCGACGCCGTCCACGCCAACCTCGAGACGCTCGGAGTCGACGTGCTCGACGTCGTCAACCTGCGCGCCGGCGGGCCGATGGGCCCCGTGCCCGAGCCCATCGAGGAGGCGTTCGCGACGCTCGTCGAGTTGCAGCAGCAGGGGCTGATCCGGCACCTGGGCGTCAGCAACGTCACACCTGAGCAGGTCGCCGAGGCGAAGGCGATCGCGCCGATCGTCGGCGTGCAGAACTTCTACAACCTCGCCAACCGAGGAGACGACGCGCTGATCGACGAGCTGGCGGCGGAGGGCATCGCGTACGTGCCGTTCTTCCCGCTCGGCGGCTTCAGCCCGGTGCAGACCGATGCCCTGACGGCCGTGTCGGCGCGGCTGGGCGCGACGCCGATGTCGGTCGCGCTGGCGTGGCTGCTGCGGCGCTCGCCCAACATCCTGCTGATCCCGGGCACGTCGTCGGTGGCGCACCTGCGCGAAAACGTCGCGGGCGCGGCGCTCCAGCTCTCGGACGCCGACTTCACCGAGCTGAGCGCTATCGCGGGGTCGACGGTCGACCAGTAGTCGCCGGGACTGTCGGGGCCGGAGACCGCGGGGTGCAGGATCACGGCGTCGCGCTTCAGCCGGCCAGCAGCCCCGCCACCCGCGGGTCGAGTGGCACGCCCGGCGGCAGCCTCGGCTCGGCGAGCTTCCCCTCCGGGCCCACCAGGACCGTCGGGATGCCGGCCGCCTGCCACACGTCGATGATGTCCATGCGGTCGTCGAGCGCCAGGAGCGCGTGGAACCGCTTCGAGAGTTTGCGCTCGATCCCGGTCTTGACGACGTGATCCGGTCGTTGGTCGGTCGCCCCGCGAGTCCAGAGCTCGTCGAACGGGATGTCGTGTTTGCTCAGCCACGCTCGGGTGAGGTCGGCCCACTTGGCGCCCCGGCCGGTCACGACGACGATCGCGAGGCCCGCCTCGCGGGCAGCGTGAGCGAGACGCTCGACGTCGGGGTGCGGCGGGCACCAGATGGACGCCGCATGGAAGCGGTCGAAGTTCGGCCGGAACCGCCGCGCGCCCGCCGGCCCCTCGACGTAGTGGCGGATGCCGCGCACGTCGCACAGCGTGCCGTCGATGTCGAAGACGACGGCGTCGCGGCGGCCCGGCCCCGTCGTCGATCCTGCGTCGCTCATCGCCTCGACGCTATCCCGTCGGCGGCTCGGTGACGTCGTTGCCCCGCGCGGACGCGCGATAGCGCTTCCTCGGCTGCGATTCCGGCGCTCTAAAAACGGGCGATCGGCTTGCGAACGCAGGAAGTTTTCGCCACTCGCGTCCATGCCACGGGGCTTTTCACACCGCGCGGCCAGGCTCGGCTCCGCCGTCGACGACGCGCGCAGGGCGCTTGACGGGCTCTTCAACGTGGTGCAGGTGGCCGAGGAGTGGGGCGTGAAGCGCATCGCCATGGCCAGCACGATCGGCGTTTACGGTGGCCTGACGACCGCGGGCGCTCTTCGTGAGGACGTCCCCGTGCTGCTCTCGGCGCCCCACCCCATCCCTCGCTACAAGAAGATCGATGAGCTGCTCGGCGAGCAGCTCGCCGAGGCCAGCGGCGTCGAGATCGTCAACCTGCGGATCTCGGGGACGTGGGGACCGCTCGGGCACGAGGACCCGTTTTTTGCGGCGCCGGCCCTGATCCACGGGGCTGCTGCCGGCACGGCGCCCGACCTGAGTGGCATCCTGGTGCCCGTCCACGCCGGCGACGCACTCGACCTGACCTACGTGAAAGAAACGGGCCGCGCCATCGCCCTGCTGCAGACGGCCCAGAGGCTGAACCACCGCACGTACAACGTCGCTTCGGGCCGCGCGACCTCGAACACCGAGATCATCGCGGCGATCACGCAGGTCGTGCCCGACTTCCGGGTCGATCTGCTCGAGGGTGACGCCCGCCCGCGGCAGTGGCTCGACATCACGCGCATCCACGACGACACGGGGTACGAGCCCGAGTACGACACCGAGCGCGTTGCGGTCGACTACATCGCGTGGCTCCGGTCCGGCAACCAGCGCTGAGCCCGGTGCGGTCGGGAAAAGAAAGTGCACCGTAGCGCCGCCGCAGGCCCCTAAGGGGTCGGCATCTCCTCACGAGGGGCCACGAGGGCGTCGCCCAGAGGCGACCGGCGGTAGAGCACCGAGCGCCCGGCCCGCTCGCGGGTGAGCAACCCCGCGGCGAGCAGCGTCGCGAGGTGGTCGCCGACGCCGCCCACCGAGAAGCCGGTGAGGGTGGCCAGCTGCGTCGTCGACCCCGGGTCGGCGAGAAGCTGCAGGATCCGCGCGCGCGACGGCCCCAGGAGGCCCGCCAGGGCCGCATCCCCGGCGCCCGAATTCGCCCCCACCCGCTCGCCCAGCAGCCCGACGCCGCGCGCCGCGTACACGATGCTCGGCTGCCACGGCTCGTCGTAGTTGACGGCGATGCCGGGCGAGACGAATGCCGACGGCACGAGCAGCAGGCCCCTGCCGTCGAGGTGGATCCACGCGTCGGGCACTCGCTCGATCGTGATCTCGCCGTCTCGCCAGTGCAGGCGCTCGTGCAGGCCGCCGAGGGCCGCGCCCCAGCCCGACTCGGCCAGGCGCTCGGCGCGATACCGCACGTCTCGTTGCAGCACGGCGAAGAGCTGCGGCCACTCGGGTGCGAGCACGGCGTGCCACACGAGCAGGATCGCCGACGCCACGCGGTCGGCGAGAGCGGGGTCGTCGAGGGCCGTGGCCAGGTCGGGCGGGGCGGCACGGCGGCTGCGGATCTCGGCGACCTCGGCTCGGACGTTCGCGGGCGGGGTCGTCCGGACCGCCTCGGCATCCTGCTCGATGGTCTGCGCCATGCTCGTCGGGGGCGGCGACGCGAAGTCGGCGCCGTACGACGGGCCGCTCAGCCAGGCGACCAGGCGCACGTCGGGCAGGGCTGCGAGCGGGGCGAAGGCCTCCTGGAAGCGAGGCATGAGCGAGGGGAGGAGGCGCCGCGGGGCCCGGTCGAGCAAGCCGATGAGCCGCACGGTCTCGCCGGCAGGGGAGACCGCGAAGCGCGACGCCGCGACGTCGCCGGGGCCCGTCTCGAAGTGCAGCACACCTCACCTTTCGTTCGTGAACGAAACAGTACTCTGCGCGGCGTCCAGCCCGGATGCTTGCCTCATGACCACGACCACGCCGCCGCGCACGACCTACGGGTCGGTCTTCGCCGCGACCGGCTACACGGGTGTCTACCTGTCGACGACGCTGGCCATGCTGGGCGCCTCCTTCCAGATGCTGGTCTTCTCGGTGTCCGTGTTCGCCGCCACGCACTCGCCGGCCGCCTCGTCGATCGCCTTCGCCGCGGGGTTCCTACCGCAGGTGGTGGGCGGGGCGCTCCTCACGTCGCTGGCCGACCGGTTCCCTCCGCGGTTGCTGATCGTGACGGGCGCCGTCGTGCGTTTCGTGGTGGCGGTGCTGCTGGCGACGGGCGCGCTCGGCCTCGTCGGGTCGGTCGCCGTGGTGGCCGCGGCCGCGATGGTGGCGCCGCTGTTCAGCGCGGCGAACTCGGGGCTGGTCTCGCGGCTGCTCGACGGCGACCGCTATGTGCTCGGGCGCTCGCTCTTCACGATCACCAGCATGATCTCGCAGCTGGTCGGGATCGCGGCGGGCGGGGTCGTCCTGCAGATCCTCTCGACGCGGGAGGCCTTCGCCATCGTCGCGGGGCTGCAGTTGGCCGGCGTCGTCGTCGGCATCGTCGGGCTGCCGCGGCTCGCGGCCTCGGCTTCGGCGGTCGGGCCCGCCGCTGCGTCCCGCTGGCACCTCGGCGACACCCTGATTGGCTACGCGACCCTGATGCGCGTGCCCATCGTCCGCACGCTGCTGCTGCTGTGGTGGACGCCGCTCGCCCTGATGGTCGGCGCGGAGTCGCTGGCCGTGGCCTACGCGGGCGAAGCGCACGCGAACGGGGCGACCACCGCGATCCTGATCGGGTCGGTGCCTCTGGGCGCGCTGGTCGGCGAGCTGATCGTCGGTCGGCTCTGCAGCCCGGCGACCCGTGAGCGGCTCGTCTTTCCGCTGCTCGGGCTGCTGGGCGTGGCGGTGCTGCCGCTCGCGCTGAACCCGCCGGTGCCGGTCGCGGCCGTGCTGCTCGGCGTCGCCTCGATGGGGCTCGCCTACGAGCTGGGCCGTCAGACCGCCTTCCGCGACGCGCTGCCCGCCGGGAGGGAGGGGCTCGGCTTCGGCCTGCTCGGCGTCGGCATGATGACGGGTCAGGGCATCGGGCCGCTCATCGCCGGCCCACTCGCCACCGGGTTCGGCGTCGGGCCGACGATGGCGGTGATGGGTGCGCTGGTGCTCGTCGCCGCGCTCGTCTTCAGGCCGATGGTGCGTCGGGCCGAGCGGCCGTTCAGGCTGAGCGACCCGTCAGCCTTCGAGGCGTAGAGGGTCGAGCGCGCACGACGGGGGACGGCCTCCTGCCAACTGCCCGTGCATGCCGACGAGACCGCGCACGCACGGTCGCATCGACCTACCGTGCGACTCCGGCGCGTTTCGCGCCGGTCGCGAAGCGCGGTTCTCGCGCTCGCGTGAAGAGCGAAGGAGCACCCCATGGCACAGGCCATCGAGACCATCGACGTGAACGTCCCCGTATCCGTCGCCTACAACCAGTGGACTCAGTTCGAAGAGTTCCCGAAATTCCTCGACGAGGTCGAGTCGATCAAGCAGGTCACCGAGATCCTCACCGTGTGGACGGTCAAGGTGGGCCCGGTCGAGAAGACGTTCGAGGCGCAGATCACCGAGCAGCACCCCGACGAGCGCGTCGCGTGGAATTCCACCGGCGGCGAGGTCGACCACGCCGGCGTCATCACCTTCCACAAGCTCTCCGACACCGAGACGCGTCTCACCGTGCAGCTCGACTGGGAGCCCCAGGGCTTCCTCGAGAAGGTCGGCTCGACTCTCGGCGCCGACAACCACGCCATCAAGAAAGACCTGCAGAACTTCAAGGAGTACATCGAGTCGAAGGGCACAGCCGACGGAGCCTACCGCGGCGACGTCTCGGCCTGAGCGGTCGGCCCGGCATCTGCGACACCCTATCTTTCGGGCGACCTCCCAGCGCCGCGGCGCTGGGACCTCGGCCGAAGCGCAGGGTGTTGCCGCGACGCAGCCAGGCTCAGCAGAGCGCATTGTTCGACGAGACGTCGCCGGCAGCCGACTCGGGCATGTCGACGACGTCGATCACCTCGCCGACGGTCAGGTCGGGGTAGGTGCCGAGGAACTGGCCTCCCGATTTCAGCTGCCACCAGCGCACGCCGAGACGGTGGCAGATATCGCCCTGCGTGTCGCCGCTGGCGACGGTGTAGCTGGTGGGGACGCCCTCGGCGTTCGTGACGACCGTGCCTGTCGCCCCAGAGGCCGGCCCGCGATCGTGGGCGACGTCGAAGGAGGGCGCCGGCGTGGGCGTCGCCGCCGGGGTGCGCACCTGCGACGGCGTGGTCGGAGTCGAGATGCTCACCGCGTCACTGCGGACGGGGCCGGGAGGGTCGGAGTGGGTGCTGCAGGATGCCAAGGCGAGGGCGAGGGATGCAGCGACGACGGCGCTCGACGTGACGAGACTTCTCTGGCGTGACATGTGTCCCCCGGTCCACTCGGCGGCCCGGTCTGATCACCGTGGAGCCGTTCGGTCAAAACTATCGCTGCTCCCGACTCGTGGCTCCCGAAAGCGACAAGTGCGGCGCGACAACCGCGTGCGCTTGTCGCTTTCAGAAGCGGCAGGGCGGCGACGCGGCGGCTCCGGGCAGCCGCCCGGCACCTCGACCCGCGCGAAGCGGCTCACCCCGGCGGCGTTGCAGGGGCGTGTCTTCGCGGCCTTCGACACGGCGACGAGTGTGCCGCAGACGGTCTCCATAGCGCTCGGGGCGGTGCTCGTGGCAGTCGTGCCGTATGGCATCCTGCTCGCGGCCATCGTCGTCGTGAGTGTCGCGTGCGGCACCTGGTTGGTCACGCGACGCGCTGAAGCCCAGTCGGCGAGCGTCGAGGCCGCTTTGCCCGCGCAGTAGCGGAGCCGGGCGCCGGTTTGCCCCCGGATCGGACGGCGCTCCGCGACGCGTCGCGGCGGCTAGTCCGGCACTCGGGCACGGGCACCGCGGTGCGCGGCGCAACGGAAGGCGCCGCGGGCGCGGCTCAGGCCGCAGGCTCGCCCGACGCGACGGCGACCGTGGGCCGATCGACCGCCGTCGGCAACACCCGCCCCAGCACGATCGCCCCGAGCGCGGTGACGCCCATGCCGAGCGTCATCACGAGCGCCCACGACGCGGGCACCCGACTGCCGAGCAGCACGCCGGCGAGCGGCGGCCCGACGAAGCCGGCGACCGACGACATCGTGAAGGCGAGGGCGTTGTACCGGCTGCGCAGGTCTTCGGGCGCGAGCTCGTTCGGCAGGCCGCCCTCGAGCGGGGCGAAGAGGGTCTCGCCGAGGCCGAAGACTCCGAGCGACAGAGCCAGAGCGACCGCGGCGCCGAACCCGTGCAGGATCGGCAGGTGGGCGAGCAGCGAGATGCCCCACGCGGCCGTCCAGATCAGCCCCGCGATCAGCAGCAGCCGGCTGCGGCGCCACCGCTTCGTGAGCCGCGAGACGAAGAGCTGACACACGACGATCACGGCGGTGTTGGCCGCGAAGCCGATGCCGACGACGCGGGGGCTCGCACCGACAACGCCGGTCGCGTAGGAGGCCCACGGCCCGTTGAGCTGCGCGTAGCCGAACAGGTAGAGCAGGAAGTTGAGGGCCAGGAAGGCCACGAAGACCCGGTCGGTGAGCACGGCACCGTAACCGCGCCGACGAGCACGGTCGCCCGACCCCGACCCCGACCCCGCGCTGGCGCCCTCGCCGGCGGCGGCCGAAGCAGCAGCGGCGGCAGGGCGATCGGCCCGATACCCCGGGCTGTGCCGCATCCCGAAGAACACGATCCCGACCACCACCAGCGTCGACACGGCGTCGAGCAGATAGACGACCTGGAACGTCGCCGGGTGCTGCACCGACACGAACAGCCCCGAGATGAGCCCGCCGAGCCCGATGCCGGCGTTCAGCACCCCGAACCGCAGCGCGAACGCGTGCGGCCGCTCGGCCGGTGGCAGCTGGTGCGCGACGAGACCGTTCAGCGTCGGGTAGGTGACGGCCGCGCCGCCCGACTCGAGCGCCACGGCGACGAACGCCTCCGGGGCGCCGCTCGGCACGGCGAGAAGGGCGGTGCCGAGCGCCTGCATCAGGAGGCCGATGAGCAGTAGCCGACCCAGCCCGATCCTGTCGCCCAGTGCGCCGCTCACCGGCGCCAGCGCGAACGCGGCGACCGCGCCCACCGCCACGATCGTGCCGGCCAGCGGCAGGGTCAGGTCTCGCACCCCGTGCAGGTAGACGAAGAGGAAGGGCAGCGTGAGGCCCGAGCCGAGCGACGACACCATCGTGCCGACGAGCGTCAGCCGCCAGGCGCGCCGACCGAGGGCGAGAGCCTCCGGGCCCCCGAGAGACGCCATGCTCACACCCGAGCCGTCACGCGCGGGTCGATCAGCCCGTAGACCAGGTCGACGACGAAGTTGGCGAGCACGATGAGGAAGGCTGCGAAGAGGGTGAAACCGACGACGACCTGCAGATCGAGCGTCTCGACCGCGTTGATCAACAGCGAGCCGAGGCCTTGCATCGAGAAGACCTTCTCGGTGATGACGGCGCCGCCGAGCAGCGACCCCAGGTCGAGCCCGAAGATCGTCACCACGGGGATCAGCGCGTTGCGCAGCCCGTGCCGCACGACGACGCGCGTCTCGCCGAGGCCCTTCGCGCGCGCGGTGCGGATGTAGTCCTCGCTCATCACCTCGAGCATCTGCCCGCGAGTGAGTCGCGCGTAGATCGCGCCGCTGATGAACGCCAGCGTCAGCCACGGCAGCACGAGGTGCGAGAACCAGCCGACGGGGTCGTCGCCGAACGCGATGTAGCCGCTGGTGGGCAGGATCTTCCAGGTGAACCCGAACAGCAGGATCGCGAGGAGGCCCACCAGGTATGCCGGCGCCGACACCCCGCGATGGCGATGGTCATGATGCCGCGGTCGAGCAGGGTGCCGCGGCGGAGGGCCGACACGACGCCGCCGGCGACGCCGAAGACGAGCCAGACGATGGCCGCCCCGATGGCGATCGACGCGGTGACGGGCAGCCGCTGCACGATGAGGTCGGTGACGGTGTCGTTCAGCTGGAACGAGTAGCCGAAGCACGGCGCCCCGCAGACGACGGCCGACGCCCCCGAGCCGTAGGTGCGCCCGGCGACGACCCCGCGCAGGTATTCGCCGAACTGCTGCCACCAGGGCAGGTCGTAGCCGAGGTACGCCTTGACCCGGGCGAGGTTCTCGGGGGTGCAGGGCTTGCCGCAGCTGAGGCGCGCGGGGTTGGTCGGAAGCAGGTAGAAGATCGCGTACGTGATCGCGGCGATGACGAGCAGCACGACGATCATGGCGAGCAGCCGGAAGGCGATGAAGCGAGCGGTTCTCATCTCTGGCCTCCCTGACGGCGGCGGGGGTCGAGGGCGTCGCGCAGCCCGTCGCCCAGCACGTTGAAGGCCAGCGTCACGAGGAAGAGCGCAAGGCCGGGGAAGACGAGGTACATCGGGTCGGTCTGCACCCACTGGATGGCGTTCCCGATGGTGCGGCCCCACGACGGCGTGGGCGGCGGCACCCCGACGCCGAGGAAGGAGAGCGCGGCCTCGACGCCGATCATGCTTGGGATCGAGATCGTCGCGAACACCACGATCGTCGCCGACACGTTGGGC
This window encodes:
- a CDS encoding MFS transporter, whose translation is MASLGGPEALALGRRAWRLTLVGTMVSSLGSGLTLPFLFVYLHGVRDLTLPLAGTIVAVGAVAAFALAPVSGALGDRIGLGRLLLIGLLMQALGTALLAVPSGAPEAFVAVALESGGAAVTYPTLNGLVAHQLPPAERPHAFALRFGVLNAGIGLGGLISGLFVSVQHPATFQVVYLLDAVSTLVVVGIVFFGMRHSPGYRADRPAAAAASAAAGEGASAGSGSGSGDRARRRGYGAVLTDRVFVAFLALNFLLYLFGYAQLNGPWASYATGVVGASPRVVGIGFAANTAVIVVCQLFVSRLTKRWRRSRLLLIAGLIWTAAWGISLLAHLPILHGFGAAVALALSLGVFGLGETLFAPLEGGLPNELAPEDLRSRYNALAFTMSSVAGFVGPPLAGVLLGSRVPASWALVMTLGMGVTALGAIVLGRVLPTAVDRPTVAVASGEPAA
- a CDS encoding oxidoreductase → MSDTTLPGGTWTLGDLSVTRVGYGAMQLAGPGVMGPPQDHDEAIRVLRAAVDLGITHIDTADAYGPRVVNELIREALHPYPESLHVVTKVGALRDAEGGWPPARAPHQLRDAVHANLETLGVDVLDVVNLRAGGPMGPVPEPIEEAFATLVELQQQGLIRHLGVSNVTPEQVAEAKAIAPIVGVQNFYNLANRGDDALIDELAAEGIAYVPFFPLGGFSPVQTDALTAVSARLGATPMSVALAWLLRRSPNILLIPGTSSVAHLRENVAGAALQLSDADFTELSAIAGSTVDQ
- a CDS encoding ABC transporter permease → MLLFGFTWKILPTSGYIAFGDDPVGWFSHLVLPWLTLAFISGAIYARLTRGQMLEVMSEDYIRTARAKGLGETRVVVRHGLRNALIPVVTIFGLDLGSLLGGAVITEKVFSMQGLGSLLINAVETLDLQVVVGFTLFAAFLIVLANFVVDLVYGLIDPRVTARV
- a CDS encoding MFS transporter; amino-acid sequence: MTTTTPPRTTYGSVFAATGYTGVYLSTTLAMLGASFQMLVFSVSVFAATHSPAASSIAFAAGFLPQVVGGALLTSLADRFPPRLLIVTGAVVRFVVAVLLATGALGLVGSVAVVAAAAMVAPLFSAANSGLVSRLLDGDRYVLGRSLFTITSMISQLVGIAAGGVVLQILSTREAFAIVAGLQLAGVVVGIVGLPRLAASASAVGPAAASRWHLGDTLIGYATLMRVPIVRTLLLLWWTPLALMVGAESLAVAYAGEAHANGATTAILIGSVPLGALVGELIVGRLCSPATRERLVFPLLGLLGVAVLPLALNPPVPVAAVLLGVASMGLAYELGRQTAFRDALPAGREGLGFGLLGVGMMTGQGIGPLIAGPLATGFGVGPTMAVMGALVLVAALVFRPMVRRAERPFRLSDPSAFEA
- a CDS encoding HAD family acid phosphatase is translated as MSDAGSTTGPGRRDAVVFDIDGTLCDVRGIRHYVEGPAGARRFRPNFDRFHAASIWCPPHPDVERLAHAAREAGLAIVVVTGRGAKWADLTRAWLSKHDIPFDELWTRGATDQRPDHVVKTGIERKLSKRFHALLALDDRMDIIDVWQAAGIPTVLVGPEGKLAEPRLPPGVPLDPRVAGLLAG
- a CDS encoding DUF5937 family protein: MLHFETGPGDVAASRFAVSPAGETVRLIGLLDRAPRRLLPSLMPRFQEAFAPLAALPDVRLVAWLSGPSYGADFASPPPTSMAQTIEQDAEAVRTTPPANVRAEVAEIRSRRAAPPDLATALDDPALADRVASAILLVWHAVLAPEWPQLFAVLQRDVRYRAERLAESGWGAALGGLHERLHWRDGEITIERVPDAWIHLDGRGLLLVPSAFVSPGIAVNYDEPWQPSIVYAARGVGLLGERVGANSGAGDAALAGLLGPSRARILQLLADPGSTTQLATLTGFSVGGVGDHLATLLAAGLLTRERAGRSVLYRRSPLGDALVAPREEMPTP
- a CDS encoding NAD(P)-dependent oxidoreductase, yielding MPRGFSHRAARLGSAVDDARRALDGLFNVVQVAEEWGVKRIAMASTIGVYGGLTTAGALREDVPVLLSAPHPIPRYKKIDELLGEQLAEASGVEIVNLRISGTWGPLGHEDPFFAAPALIHGAAAGTAPDLSGILVPVHAGDALDLTYVKETGRAIALLQTAQRLNHRTYNVASGRATSNTEIIAAITQVVPDFRVDLLEGDARPRQWLDITRIHDDTGYEPEYDTERVAVDYIAWLRSGNQR
- a CDS encoding ABC transporter permease, which encodes MRTARFIAFRLLAMIVVLLVIAAITYAIFYLLPTNPARLSCGKPCTPENLARVKAYLGYDLPWWQQFGEYLRGVVAGRTYGSGASAVVCGAPCFGYSFQLNDTVTDLIVQRLPVTASIAIGAAIVWLVFGVAGGVVSALRRGTLLDRGIMTIAIAGCRRRHTWWASSRSCCSGSPGRSCPPAATSRSATTPSAGSRTSCCRG
- a CDS encoding SRPBCC family protein, with the protein product MAQAIETIDVNVPVSVAYNQWTQFEEFPKFLDEVESIKQVTEILTVWTVKVGPVEKTFEAQITEQHPDERVAWNSTGGEVDHAGVITFHKLSDTETRLTVQLDWEPQGFLEKVGSTLGADNHAIKKDLQNFKEYIESKGTADGAYRGDVSA
- a CDS encoding helix-turn-helix domain-containing protein codes for the protein MTTMTAAAKKAEAAAKYNAFLAVCPSRKLLDRLSDKWVTLALCALRGDDGETLSLRYSELSRRLVGVSQKMLTQTLRSLERDGLVTRTVVATVPVTVSYELTPLGVSLHETVRGVRAWAENNMDEVVAHRESYDA